One Spinacia oleracea cultivar Varoflay chromosome 4, BTI_SOV_V1, whole genome shotgun sequence DNA segment encodes these proteins:
- the LOC110802521 gene encoding uncharacterized protein, translating into MRSAVCTLTSVICYQQSVSQSVSKKEQLVCKSVSQLVRRISQLEPFVASWFGSLARFIGVRASIRRIDEILGHLSKNAFDRTYTRWVWHGENFEGTRTSDSGNDVHEGPDVNDIPNANEGDRLGDMIRAAQDKFAENPATFEGVLKDSETPLYPGCSKYTRLSSILRLYNVKAGHGLTDQCFDEVLEVFKDMLPDDNVLASGAYEAKKILIPMGLPYEKIHACPNDCILYRNERESLKNCPVCNASRYKEKEGVPAKWRFIDGKYPEFRKEKRNLRLALSTDGMNPFGSLNSMHSTWPVILVTYNLPPSLCMKRKYMMLTLLISGPKQPGNDIDVYLAPLIDDLKILWEKGVNVFDAHQNETFNLRAMLFCTIQDFPAYGNLSGYTVKGKTACPICEDRMKGKWLKNSKKMVYFDHRPFLPCDHPYRKQKKAFNGKQEFKKRPRDLSGEEVFQKVKDIQITFGKKTRAGISKQGYKKCSDFWRLPYWKHLFVRHCLDIMHIEKNVCDSLIGTLLNVPGKTKDGENARYDLKDMGIRSELHVVEGKPKKYLPPAAYTLSRKEKKVLCESLAGVKVPEGFSSNFRNLISMENLKLVGLKSHDCHILMQYLLPVAIRSILPKNVRYAIIRLCSFFNAMYAKVINPKDLDNWETEIAIIICQLQMYFPPSFFDIMVHLPIHLVREIRYCGPVHLRAQWSFERKMKTYKGYVKNAYRPEACIAGKNFYEDLVGSCSQYLENAKIIGLPISRHSGRLEGKGIIGHKKRDLSYEEWHKAHTYVLFNEDEVTPYINKHIDHLKQFNRKTSQKSLLSQHHNSFRTWLKDKVMRELNDPLYVVSDRLKSLALGPNFRASFYSGYVYSGCTFYTKEQDEVSTMQNSGVVVEAEAMYFASAKDSSPAHGKMWYYGVIEKIVELQYNDFVIPVFGCKWVDNNNGVDYEDIGFTLVNIDKLGHKEDPYILASQARQVFYMTDPSDQKRSAVIKPRSRFEIDEIVDYHEDDDIEEEEIHFTNGAQVQDVINYYGDNSVIYIRDDHSEGTWVDDTSNEGASRKRRRKEK; encoded by the exons ATGCGGTCAGCAGTGTGCACTCTTACCAGTGTCATTTGCTATCAGCAGTCAGTAAGTCAGTCAGTTAGTAAGAAGGAGCAGTTGGTTTGTAAATCAGTCAGTCAATTAGTAAGAAGGATCAGTCAGTTG GAGCCTTTTGTTGCTAGTTGGTTTGGTTCACTTGCTCGTTTCATTGGTGTCCGCGCTTCAATTAG ACGGATAGATGAAATTCTCGGTCATTTGAGCAAGAATGCTTTTGATAGAACATATACCCGTTGGGTTTGGCATGGGGAAAACTTTGAAGGAACTCGTACAAGTGATTCTGGGAACGATGTTCATGAAGGTCCTGATGTTAATGACATCCCTAATGCTAATGAGGGTGATAGGTTAGGAGACATGATACGTGCAGCTCAAGATAAGTTCGCTGAAAATCCTGCCACATTTGAGGGGGTGTTAAAAGATTCCGAAACACCCTTATATCCAGGTTGCAGCAAGTATACAAGATTATCTAGTATACTTAGATTATATAATGTGAAGGCAGGTCATGGTTTAACggatcaatgttttgatgaagtacttgaagttttcaaagacaTGCTTCCTGATGATAATGTCTTGGCAAGTGGTGCATATGAGGCTAAAAAGATATTGATCCCGATGGGCTTGCCATACGAGAAAATTCATGCTTGTCCTAACGATTGCATACTCTATCGAAATGAGCGTGAATCATTAAAGAATTGCCCAGTATGCAATGCCTCGAGATACAAGGAGAAGGAAGGAGTGCCGGCTAAG TGGAGGTTTATTGATGGAAAATACCCCGAGTTTCGTAAAGAAAAACGGAACCTACGCCTTGCACTTTCAACTGATGGTATGAATCCATTTGGTTCTCTTAATAGCATGCATAGTACTTGGCCAGTGATTTTGGTTACTTACAACCTACCACCTTCGTTGTGCATGAAAAGAAAGTACATGATGCTTACATTGTTAATTTCCGGGCCAAAACAGCCGGGAAATGACATTGATGTGTACTTGGCTCCCCTCATTGATGATTTGAAGATATTATGGGAAAAAGGTGTCAATGTTTTTGATGCGCATCAAAATGAGACCTTTAATCTGAGAGCAATGTTGTTTTGCACCATCCAAGATTTTCCGGCATATGGTAATCTTTCTGGGTATACTGTGAAAGGGAAAACTGCTTGTCCCATATGTGAGGATCGTATGAAGGGAAAGTGGCTAAAGAATTCTAAGAAGATGGTTTACTTTGATCATCGTCCGTTTTTGCCCTGTGATCATCCATACCGCAAGCAAAAAAAGGCTTTTAATGGGAAACAAGAATTCAAAAAACGTCCAAGAGACTTGAGTGGGGAGGAGGTGTTTCAAAAGGTTAAGGACATCCAAATAACCTTTGGGAAGAAAACTAGAGCAGGTATTTCTAAGCAGGGGTACAAGAAATGTTCTGACTTCTGGCGCTTACCCTATTGGAAACACTTATTTGTCAGACATTGTTTAGAtataatgcatattgagaagaATGTGTGTGATAGCTTGATTGGCACACTGTTGAATGTTCCTGGGAAGACAAAAGACGGTGAAAATGCTCGATATGACTTGAAGGATATGGGGATTAGAAGTGAACTCCACGTTGTTGAGGGAAAACCCAAGAAATACCTTCCTCCCGCAGCCTATACATTGTCACGAAAAGAGAAAAAAGTGTTATGTGAATCCTTAGCTGGAGTGAAAGTTCCAGAGGGTTTTTCTTCAAACTTTCGCAACCTTATTTCGATGGAAAATCTGAAACTTGTGGGTCTTAAGTCTCATGATTGCCACATTTTGATGCAATATTTGTTGCCAGTGGCTATTCGCTCAATTTTACCTAAAAATGTTCGATATGCCATTATTAGATTGTGTTCATTCTTTAACGCAATGTATGCCAAAGTCATTAATCCTAAAGACTTAGATAATTGGGAAACAGAAATTGCTATCATTATTTGCCAATTACAGATGTATTTTCCTCCATCCTTTTTTGATATCATGGTTCATTTACCTATTCACTTGGTGAGAGAGATAAGGTATTGTGGCCCAGTTCATTTGAGAGCTCAATGGTCCTttgaaaggaaaatgaaaacttATAAGGGATATGTGAAGAATGCCTATAGACCCGAAGCTTGTATTGCTGGAAAGAACTTCTATGAAGATCTTGTTGGATCGTGTAGTCAATATCTAGAAAATGCAAAGATTATTGGGCTTCCAATATCAAGACATAGTGGTAGATTGGAGGGAAAGGGGATCATAGGTCATAAGAAACGTGACTTGTCTTATGAAGAATGGCACAAGGCCCACACATATGTTCTGTTTAACGAGGATGAAGTTACACCATATATTAACAAACACATTGATCACCTTAAGCAGTTCAATCGTAAGACAAGTCAGAAATCACTTCTTAGTCAACATCACAATTCATTTAGAACTTGGTTGAAAGATAAAGTGATGAGAGAGCTTAATGATCCACTATATGTTGTTTCTGATCGACTAAAGAGTTTAGCGTTAGGACCCAATTTTAGAGCCTCTTTTTATTCTGGGTATGTATATAGTGGTTGCACATTCTATACTAAGGAGCAAGATGAAGTTAGCACTATGCAGAATAGTGGAGTTGTTGTTGAAGCCGAAGCTATGTATTTTGCAAGTGCTAAAGATAGTTCTCCTGCCCATGGTAAAATGTGGTATTACGGTGTCATTGAAAAAATTGTTGAATTGCAATACAATGATTTTGTGATACCAGTTTTTGGTTGCAAATGGGTTGATAACAACAACGGAGTTGACTATGAAGATATAGGGTTTACTTTGGTTAATATTGACAAGCTTGGTCATAAGGAAGATCCTTACATATTGGCTAGTCAAGCAAGACAAGTGTTCTACATGACTGATCCATCCGATCAAAAAAGGTCTGCTGTTATAAAGCCAAGGTCTCGGTTTGAAATCGATGAAATTGTTGACTACCATGAAGATGATGATATTGAAGAAGAGGAAATCCATTTCACTAATGGGGCACAAGTCCAAGATGTCATCAACTATTATGGAGATAATTCAGTAATATATATACGTGATGACCATAGTGAAGGAACATGGGTTGATGACACTAGTAATGAGGGTGCATCACGGAAGCGTCGACGGAAAGAGAAATGA